A stretch of Porites lutea chromosome 5, jaPorLute2.1, whole genome shotgun sequence DNA encodes these proteins:
- the LOC140938281 gene encoding beta-1,3-galactosyltransferase 5-like, giving the protein MKCSLKKGFLTFVCLFALLVFLCGFNTLLSDDYQLQQKQTTHDKTRIVQETNGLLLMLIISAPFHTNERQVVRQTWLSYLVNNSKSLGRSNVRAFKDPTDAANDLVIHYWFVCGHYYDNESDIEGAVSNESNVYGDILRLEYTESYVLLVHKTLSSLRFASKMDVRFVLKIDDDVYLHFPRMIWWLRTASLPDKLYGGYLLPKTKVIRDPLHKWHVSEQHYNETYFPPYCNGPFYFMSKAVVLEVLEASFTEGSSVVSFPLEDVFIGILAQKVGVKPIQLKHVGVRIEPRIPKKGWIHWNDTNLIKYYAVGHGLTREQMFGFHSRYRKLPVNVSFPPIEPTLQP; this is encoded by the coding sequence ATGAAGTGCTCGTTGAAGAAAGGTTTCTTGacttttgtctgtttgtttgctcttcttgttttcctttgtgGATTTAACACCCTTTTGAGCGACGATTATCAGCTCCAACAGAAGCAGACAACACATGATAAGACTCGGATTGTTCAAGAAACCAACGGGTTATTGTTGATGTTAATTATCAGCGCTCCGTTTCATACAAACGAAAGACAAGTCGTGCGCCAGACGTGGCTTTCCTACTTGGTCAACAATTCTAAGTCGCTCGGACGATCGAATGTGCGAGCTTTCAAAGACCCCACAGATGCGGCTAATGATTTGGTCATCCACTACTGGTTCGTTTGTGGGCACTACTACGACAACGAAAGCGATATCGAAGGAGCCGTCAGCAATGAGAGCAATGTGTACGGAGACATCTTGAGGCTCGAATACACAGAGTCATACGTATTGTTGGTCCATAAGACCTTGAGTTCTTTGCGGTTCGCTTCGAAAATGGACGTTCGATTTGTCCTCAAAATAGACGATGACGTGTATCTGCATTTTCCTAGGATGATTTGGTGGCTCAGAACTGCCTCTTTACCCGATAAGCTGTACGGTGGCTATTTACTGCCTAAAACAAAAGTGATAAGGGATCCATTGCACAAATGGCATGTAAGCGAGCAACATTATAATGAGACTTACTTTCCTCCATACTGCAATGGGCCCTTTTATTTCATGTCTAAAGCTGTTGTTCTCGAAGTGCTTGAAGCCTCTTTCACCGAAGGCTCTTCAGTCGTTTCCTTCCCTTTAGAAGACGTGTTCATAGGGATATTAGCTCAGAAGGTTGGTGTGAAGCCAATTCAACTCAAACACGTTGGAGTTCGTATAGAGCCCAGGATTCCAAAGAAAGGGTGGATACACTGGAATGACACCAACCTTATCAAATATTATGCAGTAGGACACGGTCTCACACGCGAACAGATGTTTGGATTTCACAGCAGATATCGCAAACTGCCTGTCAATGTTTCATTTCCCCCAATCGAACCCACGCTCCAACCATAA